CATCTTGAAACTTTCTGTACAGGTCAAATACTGATAAGATGAACAAAGAATCCTATTTTAAATATTATTAAATGTATCTTTCTTCTAATAAAATGTTCAATGTAGGTGACAGTATGACATCAGTATGGATAAGAACAGAAGATGAGAGTTATGACGTAGAACATAGGTATGTAAACGCAGAAAAAATTGAAACTTGTTCGGACTATGCTGATAACAGTTCTATAACAATTAATGATGATGACCGTGAACGTCTTATTGGGATAACGACTAGCGAGGTAGGTTACACCATCTATAGATATGATAAGGAAAGTGGTTCTGATTCTCGTATCAAACATATTATTCAATGGATAAACAAAGCTAAAATTTTGGCATCTGAAAAGGATGAACCTGTATTTTTGGATTTTAACAAGGATTTTGAAAATCCCATTGTTGAAGATTAAGCATAATAATAAACATCGATTTAATTTTGGAAGGAAGTTATCATATGGATATTGGGAAAATTGAAAAGGTGGGAATTAAAGATATGTGGAAAAGGGAAGATTCTGATTTTACACCATGGCTTGCAAAAAACCTTGAGATTCTTGGCAGAGAAATTGAAATGGAACTTTCTTTTGTTCAAAAGGAGAAAAGGTGTGGTTCATTTTCACTTGATATACTTGCCAAAGATGAAAATGACAATAATGTTGTTATTGAGAATCAATATGGAAAATCAGACCATGACCACTTGGGGAAATTGCTTACATATCTTACAGGACTTGATGCAAAAACTGCAATATGGATTTGTGAAGATGGAGATGAACAGCATATACAGGTAATCGAGTGGTTAAATAATAACACCCCAGATGATATTTTATTCTATCTAGTAAAGTTAGAAGGACTTCAGATAGGAAATTCAATGCCTGCCCCACATTTTTCATTAATACGTGCACCAAGTAAAACTCAAAAAGCATTTGCAAGGGCAAGAGAGGAAGATGTTGAAAGGTATCAGTTAAGGCGTGAATTCTGGAAGGAACTTATACAAAAAAGCAGCTCTACAATGTTTGGTGACAAAACACCTAGCAAAAATAATTGGATTCGTGCAAGTGCTGGCAAATCTGGATTATCTTACACATATAGCATCACAATGAATTCCGCATCTGTTGAATTAACTATTGATAATGGAAAAGATTCAGAAGAATTGAACAAGCAAAGATTCGATGAACTTCATAATAACAAGAACTCTATCGAAAATATTTTTATGAAACCATTGGATTGGAACAGTGTTGAAGGAAGAAAAGCTTATAGAATTAAATGGACAACCACGAAAGCAGGCTTAAAAGATAGGGATAAATGGGATAATCTACAGGCTGAAATGATTCATGCTATGGGTAGATTGGAAATGGCATTAAGCAACAATATACAAAATTTGAGAGCATGATTTTGTTCACACCCTCGTTTTTGAAAAAAAATGTTACCATAAATAGTTTTTGTGACGATAAAAAAAGAATGAAATATGAATTTAAGATTCAGTTTCATGATGAAATGGATAAATATTAATAAGGAATTTTTATGGAGAATGTGATTTTATGACAGGCAAAATATGTCCTTTATTGCAGACAAAATGTATCGAAAGAGAATGTGAATGGTTTGTTTTTGGTAAAAATTTTGCTAGTGGGGAACATTTTGATAATGAAGAAAGGTGTGCTGTTGTTGCTTTAGCTAATAATCTCAACAGCGTAACGGATATTCACAGTCGAATTCGATGTGATGCTCCTTAAAGTTGTACATGTTTATCCTTTGGAGAACTTAAATCTCCATTGGAACTTTTATTAATAGCCATCTTTACAGATTTTTCATCCATACTATTTTCCGTATATGATATGCAAAAACAGCACATTTACCTAATGATAAAAAATAGGTAAGATTTTGTTAAATTATGGGAAAGAGAAAATAATTGAAGCTATCATTCATTTATCTTTTTCCAGAGTTCATCATAGAAATCATTCCAATCATTGCCTTTGATTCCAGTTGGACAACCATATAACGCTTCATATGAGTTATCAAAATAATGGGAATTGAGTAATTTATTGATAGATATATTCAAAACCTTATAATCACTCATCATGAACTTACATCTTCCATTGTTATAATCAACATCAATAATTTTATCAATAACACGTCGAACTTCACTCGAAATCATTTCTTTGCTCCTAATTATTATCAAAAATATAACTAATTGTCAATTCGTACTAACTTATACATACTATATTTTAAAAAAGAAAAAAGAAAAGCAAATTATTGCATTTGATAAAGTGTTACCTTCATGCAGATTTCTTTTGCTTCTTCTTTAGTAATTCCATACTTGTCAGCAACTTTCTGATAAACAACTTCTTCATCAACAGTTGCATATGGGTCGCTTAAATCAATGTTATCCCATTCAGCATCATAACATGCAGAATAATAATTTTTTATTTCAAATTCCAAATCTGTAGGTCGGTCTAAATCATCGTTCCCAACCTTATCTTTAATGTCAAATACATATTCATAAGAAGACCTATCATTGCTTGATGCAATTTCAGGAGTGACATCGCCCCAATTTCCATTTGGACACCAATCCGCTGTGCCGAGAGTATAGGCTCCATTTACATCCTCTCTTCTGTCATAAGCAAAAATGGATATTGCATCAATATCTTTGTTTTCAGATGTTTTATCCAGCACAATTTGAATTAAAGTTGCTTTTAATTCTTCTTCTGTAATGTCTGTTGGAACAAGCACTCTATATTGCTTTCGGATAGCACTTTTCCATGGGTCTTCCTCAGTTTCTACGATTTCATAATTTCTAACCAAGGTACCATCATATTCTGCTGGTTTACTTTGAACTTCATTCTCTGAATCATGTGCAAGTGCTTCTCCTTCGTCAGCTACCGTTGAACTATCCACTTCTACATCATTCATATCTGTTCTATCGTCAGTATCTTCGCCTGAGATGCATCCAATGGTGGCAAATAGTAACAAGAGAATTCCAATAATTTTTATGAATTTATTCATATTTTTCCTCAGTATGGAATAAAATTATTTAGATTTATATGTTTTCATTTTTCCATAGTAGCTTTAGTTTTTGTAATTATTACAAAACATAAAATCTACTCATTCTATTGACAATGAATTTTCATATATGGTATTGATATGTAGCTTTATTAAAAATTAAATAAACAAGTAAGCATTATTTTTTACTAACTGACCACAAAATTTAAGCTAAATCCAAATATATTATCATAAATGAAAGAAAAAATATATCTTGATAATGAAAAAAAGTGCTACTTTTGCGGGAGAACTGATGAAGATGGAAAGAACATGTTCCACGCACTTAATAAAAATTTAAGTGACGAAGATTCTGTTACATTTTATGATTTAAGTCATGCATTTGAAATAAAGGAATACGATGTAAAATTGTCTAATTTTATCAAAGAACGTAGCTCCGAAATGAATGCATTCACGGATTTGGACTGGGATACACGGGAAGATATAGCTCTAACTATTTTTGCATGCCCAGTATGCCTATCTGTTCTCCGAAATATTGGCGAATGCAATGGTCGAGTTGTTTAACCAAACATTAATAATTGGACATTAATGAAAATCAAAGAAGAACAACTGTATGTAATCCATCTGCGGGTTGGTTTGGATATCATTTTCCAGAAGAGAAAATACGTAAGAGTGGGCTGTGGCTGATTCAAGGATTGGATAAGGAACCTATGACAGAGGAAGATATGGAATGGCTGGAAGAAATAATTCATTATCAATAAGACAACATATCTCCACCATCATTCTTTTCTAAAATGCTCAAGTATATGCAGTCTTGTTAAAAATATTGGCACATCCATAGTGGAATTTATAAAAGATTACTACGAAATACTATAGTATATCGATTAATGGGGTAATACATGGGGGTCTAATGTGACAAAATCATTAGTTGAAAACTTATGGATTATATTAACGGTATTAATTCCAAGTATAATATTTTATACCATATTTAGAGTTCTGACACTTGTATTGGAAATAAACATACCCTTGCTTAAATATATCGAAACATCAGATACTCTTTTTATTGGTATCATTATTACCTTAGGTTTCATAATACAATTATTTGGTATTGCTACAGAGTCACTTATTTTCAAAATTGGATATTGTGTTTATAAGAAACCTGAATATAAAAAAGCATTTAAAGATAAATACAAGATAATTGCAACAATGGACTCTGACAAGGGTTGTAATATTGAACGTATCGTAGCTCAATTATTTATGTCTCACAATATAGCAGTAGGAATGCTAATAAATTTTAGCTGGACTTGTATCTATATACTTCTTGTCCAACGGTTCGATTCTATTGCAATTGTTGTAGTAGTGGTTCTAGCCATAATAACCATGGTTTCAATGTATGTACCAATAAATAGGTTTAATCAGACTTGTGAAGTATTGCATAGTTACTCATCTAAACATTATATATAACAGAAATTGTTGTTCTCGAAGGACGG
This sequence is a window from Methanococcoides sp. LMO-2. Protein-coding genes within it:
- a CDS encoding DUF4268 domain-containing protein — encoded protein: MDIGKIEKVGIKDMWKREDSDFTPWLAKNLEILGREIEMELSFVQKEKRCGSFSLDILAKDENDNNVVIENQYGKSDHDHLGKLLTYLTGLDAKTAIWICEDGDEQHIQVIEWLNNNTPDDILFYLVKLEGLQIGNSMPAPHFSLIRAPSKTQKAFARAREEDVERYQLRREFWKELIQKSSSTMFGDKTPSKNNWIRASAGKSGLSYTYSITMNSASVELTIDNGKDSEELNKQRFDELHNNKNSIENIFMKPLDWNSVEGRKAYRIKWTTTKAGLKDRDKWDNLQAEMIHAMGRLEMALSNNIQNLRA